The Pygocentrus nattereri isolate fPygNat1 chromosome 1, fPygNat1.pri, whole genome shotgun sequence genome window below encodes:
- the shank3b gene encoding SH3 and multiple ankyrin repeat domains protein 3 isoform X9, whose amino-acid sequence MPMSPPADGKHEAPDRPRQQHTPTNGNHGDDSIRASPGTKSASTEPMEDLHGNVVIIRIGIPDLQQTKCLRLDLEAPVWVCKQRVLVTLTQSLTDVLNYGLYLPAFNGRAGKFLDEERLLREYPFPTVTPVPYLEFRYKRRVYTQSHVDDKQLAKLHTKANLKKFMECVQQRNVEKVCRFLEKGLDPNFHDSDSGESPLTLAAQLDSSAELIKVLRSGGAHLDFRTRDGITALHKAVQTHNHVALTTLLDLGASPDYKDSRGLTPLYHSAMVGGDPYCCELLLYDHAQLGYSDENGWQEIHQACRHGNVQHLEHLLFYGAEMSAQNASGNTALHLCALYNQDSCARVLLFRGANKEIKNYNNQTAFQVAIIAGNFDLAEIIKIHKTSDVVPFRESPSYSSRRRGVCVSPRRSLMRSASDNALDESLPAPSPAPSLHSLPPLEPDDTTPAQRSPQGVHTHTRSLRRQTRGHLSPGSPVQRDPSPPAVSRGPKRRLYSAVPGRTFIAVSSHTPQGEGEITLNRGERVKVLSIGEGGFWEGSVKGRTGWFPAHCVEEVQLRQYDPRLETREDRTKRLFRHYTVGSYDNYTSYSDYVIEEKSATLQKRDSEGFGFVLRGAKAETPIEEFTPTPAFPALQYLESVDLDGVAWRAGLRTGDFLIEVNGVSVVKVGHRQVVSLIRQGGSRLLMKVVSVTRKPDTGDVVRKKAPPPPKRDPSTSLTLRSKSMTAELEEMEKLDEMLSSPKEPVVVMRQRPSEVDSRAATVKQRPTSRRITQAEISNLFERQGFPVPAGVSLAVDKSHMQLPRGMSRTKSFGAPEDERISALIGEHRFPRSSSMTDSFRQDSIPPPPQTAPPPPPTPYFLDSGPPPSFLPPPPPTRTANQTRSSFRPGAEPKLHGPVTTDRQRKARSMIILQDTAHLPVEPAPIPRPATPTSGAAPPERGRRRGQPVENPYANVGRLSAVYTPAKPQRRKSPLVKQGQVEEGAQTARDPSPLGGARIPHSSRAEQFQQQVLSERARITPPGARRRPSVFLSVEGGATEPQTTPLLSQSHSVDELAELPPPAPMLSPGPPPGGSTFIHPLTGRPLDPSSPLALALAARERALSGRTTPTPTPTPSPSPTQGRAVERPETEGGVTPPAALEASSSDTWREEPVSITTDTASQVTSGSPGSGRSLEETLVPPTVQIVQPALMDTEHSQPAVPPSMPSPAPTLSNLAGRSMTMSSEEEAEPYTVTLPPALLSSSDEETREELRKIGIVPPPQPFANGLLIKETPKATLSISPGASRPSIAKTSSGKASDSTADSGVEDPHMETTSTVSTVSSMSTLSSESTDSAHASKPRCGVGRGRPAHLRDPLLKQSSDSELLPHPPSTGPARPRYLFQRRSKLWGEEPRAQVGIGDDSRPAAMGAELLSKDTHSLGEEPPMGAPLDPGRRSPVGGARCEENGEESKSLFSSLGELHTISQRNYGTTFTIRPGSRYPVTRRTPSPGATPERSEPLGPVRTFGPHHHHHHHTILKSSSLSLPQEPKEVRFVMRSASARARSRSPSPSPCASPCPSPVLGAPLLALRPFRQRPLALWSKYDVGEWLESVGLGEHRARFLEHEIEGAHLPALTKDDLAELGVTRVGHRMNIERALKQLLESSGA is encoded by the exons ATGCCTATGAGTCCTCCTGCCGACGGCAAACATGAGGCTCCCGATAGGCCGCGGCAACAGCACACCCCTACCAACGGTAACCACGGAGACGACAGCATTCGGGCCTCTCCTGGGACCAAATCCGCCTCCACCGAACCCATGGAGGATCTCCACGGAAACGTCGTCATTATCCGCATTGGAATCCCCGACCTTCAGCAGACG AAATGTCTGCGTTTGGACTTGGAGGCTCCAGTGTGGGTTTGTAAGCAGCGAGTCCTGGTCACTCTGACCCAGAGCCTGACAGATGTGCTGAACTATGGCCTCTACCTCCCAGCCTTCAACGGCCGAGCCGGCAAGTTCCTAGATGAAGAGAGACTGCTCAGAGAGTATCCCTTCCCTACTGTCACGCCTGTACCTTACCtagag ttCCGCTATAAGAGACGTGTTTACACTCAGAGCCATGTGGATGACAAGCAATTAGCCAAACTCCATACTAAG GCCAATCTGAAGAAATTTATGGAGTGTGTTCAGCAGAGGAATGTGGAGAAAGTCTGCAGGTTCCTGGAGAAAGGGCTAGATCCTAACTTCCATGATTCAGATAGTGGAG AATCCCCACTAACCCTGGCGGCCCAGTTAGACTCAAGTGCTGAGCTGATTAAAGTTCTGAGGAGTGGAGGAGCTCACCTGGACTTCAGAACCAGAGATGGCATTACCGCACTGCACAAAGCAGTACAGACGCACAATCACGTAGCTCTAACT ACACTGCTGGATCTTGGTGCGTCTCCAGACTATAAAGACAGTCGTGGGCTGACTCCTCTGTACCACAGTGCCATGGTTGGGGGTGATCCATACTGCTGTGAGCTGCTGCTGTATGATCATGCTCAGCTTGGCTACAGTGATGAGAACGGCTGGCAAGAGATACACCAG GCTTGTCGCCATGGGAACGTGCAGCACCTTGAGCACCTGTTGTTCTATGGAGCAGAGATGAGTGCACAGAATGCCTCAGGAAACACAGCGCtgcacctttgtgctctctACAAccag GACAGCTGTGCCAGAGTGCTGCTGTTCCGAGGAGCAAATAAAGAAATCAAGAACTACAACAACCAGACAGCTTTCCAG GTGGCCATTATTGCAGGGAATTTTGACCTGGCAGAGATCATAAAGATCCATAAAACCTCAGATGTAG TGCCTTTCAGGGAGAGTCCCTCATACTCGTCACGGCGCCGCGGGGTGTGTGTGTCGCCGCGCCGCTCCCTGATGCGTTCGGCCAGTGACAACGCTCTGGACGAGAGTCTACCTGCGCCCTCACCAGCACCGTCACTGCACAGCCTGCCCCCACTGGAGCCTGATGACACAACGCCTGCACAGCGCAGCCCGCAAggggtgcacacacacacacgcagcctCAGGAGACAGACCCGCGGACACCTCAG CCCTGGCAGTCCGGTGCAGAGGGACCCCAGTCCCCCTGCTGTATCACGAGGGCCAAAGCGGAggctgtacagtgctgtgcctGGCCGTACCTTCATCGCTGTCAGCTCACACACTCCGCAGGGTGAGGGTGAGATCACACTCAACCGCGGGGAGAGGGTCAAAG TGCTGAGCATAGGTGAGGGAGGATTCTGGGAAGGTTCGGTTAAAGGACGAACCGGTTGGTTTCCTGCTCACTGCGTAGAGGAGGTCCAGTTGAGACAGTACGACCCACGTCTAG AGACAAGAGAGGATCGCACCAAAAGGCTTTTCAGGCATTACACTGTTGGCTCCTATGACAACTATACCTCCTACAG TGATTATGTGATAGAAGAGAAAAGTGCCACACTGcagaagagagacagtgaaggaTTTGGCTTTGTTCTACGAGGGGCTAAAG CTGAAACTCCCATTGAAGAGTTCACGCCGACTCCTGCATTCCCTGCCCTGCAATACCTGGAGTCAGTGGACCTGGACGGGGTAGCATGGAGGGCAGGACTACGAACAGGGGATTTCCTCATAGAG GTGAACGGAGTGAGTGTGGTAAAAGTGGGACACAGGCAGGTGGTCTCTCTGATTCGCCAGGGTGGTAGTCGTCTCCTTATGAAAGTGGTGTCAGTCACACGTAAACCTGACACTGGAGATGTTGTCCGCAAGAAAG CTCCTCCACCTCCCAAGAGAGACCCCAGCACAAGCCTCACTTTGCGCTCCAAAAGCATGACCGCAGAGCTGGAAGAGATGG AGAAGTTGGATGAGATGCTGAGCTCACCAAAGGAGCCTGTAGTGGTGATGAGGCAACGGCCCTCAGAGGTAGACTCCAGAGCAGCCACTGTGAAACAGAGACCAACCAGCAGACGCATCACACAAGCTGAGATCAGC AACTTATTTGAGAGGCAAGGTTTTCCAGTACCTGCAGGAGTGTCTCTAGCTGTGGACAAAAGTCACATGCAACTGCCCCGAGGGATGTCCAGAACAAAATCATTTG GTGCACCAGAAGATGAGAGAATATCTGCTTTAATTGGGGAGCATCGATTCCCAAGAAGCTCTTCAATGACTGACAGCTTCCGACAAGATAGTATCCCGCCTCCTCCACAAACCgcccctcctccccctccaACGCCGTACTTTTTAGATTCGGGCCCTCCCCCATCTTTCTTGCCACCTCCACCCCCAACACGCACGGCCAATCAGACCCGCTCGAGCTTCCGGCCTGGGGCAGAACCCAAGCTCCATGGTCCTGTCACAACAGACCGCCAGCGTAAAGCTCGCTCTATGATTATCCTTCAGGACACTGCCCACCTGCCAGTAGAGCCTGCCCCCATTCCCCGGCCAGCAACACCTACCTCTGGGGCTGCTCCTCCTGAGCGTGGTCGTAGGCGTGGCCAGCCTGTGGAGAATCCGTATGCCAATGTGGGCCGCTTGAGTGCAGTATATACCCCTGCAAAGCCTCAACGCAGAAAGAGCCCATTGGTCAAACAAGGCCAAGTGGAGGAGGGTGCCCAGACTGCAAGAGATCCCTCTCCTCTAGGAGGAGCACGAATCCCCCACAGCAGCCGAGCTGAGCAGTTCCAGCAGCAAGTGCTCTCTGAGAGGGCCAGGATCACACCCCCAGGGGCACGTCGCAGGCCCAGTGTGTTCCTCTCTGTGGAGGGGGGTGCCACAGAACCTCAAACCACCCCTTTGCTGTCCCAGTCACATTCGGTGGATGAGCTAGCAGAGCTGCCTCCACCGGCACCCATGCTGTCACCTGGACCACCACCAGGGGGCTCCACCTTTATTCATCCTCTCACAGGACGGCCTCTGGACCCCTCTTCTCCCTTAGCACTTGCACTGGCCGCACGAGAGCGTGCCCTCAGCGGTCGGACCACCCCCACGCCCACGCCCACTCCTTCGCCATCACCCACTCAGGGCAGAGCAGTCGAGAGACCAGAAACAGAAGGAGGTGTCACACCCCCAGCTGCTCTTGAGGCCTCATCTTCTGACACCTGGAGGGAGGAGCCTGTCAGCATTACTACAGATACGGCTAGTCAGGTTACAAGCGGCAGCCCGGGATCTGGGAGAAGTTTGGAGGAGACATTGGTGCCGCCAACTGTGCAGATTGTCCAGCCAGCGCTTATGGATACGGAGCACAGCCAGCCTGCAGTTCCACCTTCCATGCCTTCACCCGCCCCAACCCTCTCAAACCTGGCGGGACGGAGCATGACCATGAGTTCAGAGGAAGAAGCCGAGCCCTACACAGTTACCTTGCCCCCAGCACTGCTGTCATCCAGTGACGAAGAAACCAGAGAGGAGCTCCGCAAGATTGGCATTGTACCTCCACCTCAACCCTTCGCCAATGGCCTtctaataaaggaaacacccaAAGCCACTCTCAGCATTTCTCCAGGGGCGTCACGGCCTTCCATAGCAAAGACGTCTTCTGGCAAAGCAAGCGATTCCACAGCAGACTCTGGCGTTGAGGACCCCCACATGGAGACTACAAGTACTGTTTCTACAGTCTCCAGCATGTCCACTTTGTCCTCGGAGAGCACGGACTCAGCTCATGCCAGCAAGCCACGTTGTGGGGTGGGGCGTGGCCGCCCCGCCCATCTCAGGGACCCACTGCTTAAACAGTCATCAGATAGCGAGCTGCTTCCACACCCGCCGAGCACAGGCCCTGCCCGCCCACGCTACCTGTTCCAAAGACGTTCCAAACTCTGGGGTGAGGAGCCCAGGGCTCAGGTCGGCATAGGTGATGATAGTAGGCCTGCTGCAATGGGGGCAGAGTTACTGAGTAAAGACACACATTCTTTAGGGGAGGAGCCACCAATGGGAGCACCACTTGACCCTGGCCGGAGATCACCCGTGGGCGGCGCCAG ATGTGAGGAGAATGGAGAAGAGAGTAAATC GCTCTTCAGCAGCCTTGGGGAACTCCACACCATCTCTCAGAGGAACTACGGCACTACTTTCACCATCCGTCCCGGCAGCCGCTATCCAGTGACCCGCAGGACGCCCAGTCCTGGAGCCACCCCGGAACGGAGCGAGCCTCTAGGGCCCGTGCGCACTTTTGGcccccaccatcaccaccaccaccacaccatTCTCAAGTCGTCCAGCCTGAGCCTGCCGCAGGAACCCAAGGAGGTGCGCTTTGTCATGCGGAGTGCCAGTGCCCGTGCCCGCAGCCGCTCACCTTCCCCGTCGCCCTGCGCCTCCCCTTGCCCCTCCCCGGTACTGGGTGCTCCGCTTCTGGCCTTGCGGCCCTTCAGACAGCGCCCTCTGGCACTGTGGAGCAAGTATGATGTGGGCGAGTGGTTAGAAAGCGTGGGACTAGGGGAGCATCGAGCTCGCTTCTTGGAGCATGAGATCGAAGGCGCCCATCTGCCCGCCCTCACAAAGGACGACTTGGCGGAACTGGGAGTGACACGGGTGGGCCACAGGATGAACATAGAGCGTGCACTCAAACAGCTGTTGGAGAGCTCAGGAGCATGA
- the shank3b gene encoding SH3 and multiple ankyrin repeat domains protein 3 isoform X1 has translation MPMSPPADGKHEAPDRPRQQHTPTNGNHGDDSIRASPGTKSASTEPMEDLHGNVVIIRIGIPDLQQTKCLRLDLEAPVWVCKQRVLVTLTQSLTDVLNYGLYLPAFNGRAGKFLDEERLLREYPFPTVTPVPYLEFRYKRRVYTQSHVDDKQLAKLHTKANLKKFMECVQQRNVEKVCRFLEKGLDPNFHDSDSGESPLTLAAQLDSSAELIKVLRSGGAHLDFRTRDGITALHKAVQTHNHVALTTLLDLGASPDYKDSRGLTPLYHSAMVGGDPYCCELLLYDHAQLGYSDENGWQEIHQACRHGNVQHLEHLLFYGAEMSAQNASGNTALHLCALYNQDSCARVLLFRGANKEIKNYNNQTAFQVAIIAGNFDLAEIIKIHKTSDVDCLSVAVPFRESPSYSSRRRGVCVSPRRSLMRSASDNALDESLPAPSPAPSLHSLPPLEPDDTTPAQRSPQGVHTHTRSLRRQTRGHLSPGSPVQRDPSPPAVSRGPKRRLYSAVPGRTFIAVSSHTPQGEGEITLNRGERVKVLSIGEGGFWEGSVKGRTGWFPAHCVEEVQLRQYDPRLETREDRTKRLFRHYTVGSYDNYTSYSDYVIEEKSATLQKRDSEGFGFVLRGAKAETPIEEFTPTPAFPALQYLESVDLDGVAWRAGLRTGDFLIEVNGVSVVKVGHRQVVSLIRQGGSRLLMKVVSVTRKPDTGDVVRKKAPPPPKRDPSTSLTLRSKSMTAELEEMASRRRRGEKLDEMLSSPKEPVVVMRQRPSEVDSRAATVKQRPTSRRITQAEISNLFERQGFPVPAGVSLAVDKSHMQLPRGMSRTKSFGAPEDERISALIGEHRFPRSSSMTDSFRQDSIPPPPQTAPPPPPTPYFLDSGPPPSFLPPPPPTRTANQTRSSFRPGAEPKLHGPVTTDRQRKARSMIILQDTAHLPVEPAPIPRPATPTSGAAPPERGRRRGQPVENPYANVGRLSAVYTPAKPQRRKSPLVKQGQVEEGAQTARDPSPLGGARIPHSSRAEQFQQQVLSERARITPPGARRRPSVFLSVEGGATEPQTTPLLSQSHSVDELAELPPPAPMLSPGPPPGGSTFIHPLTGRPLDPSSPLALALAARERALSGRTTPTPTPTPSPSPTQGRAVERPETEGGVTPPAALEASSSDTWREEPVSITTDTASQVTSGSPGSGRSLEETLVPPTVQIVQPALMDTEHSQPAVPPSMPSPAPTLSNLAGRSMTMSSEEEAEPYTVTLPPALLSSSDEETREELRKIGIVPPPQPFANGLLIKETPKATLSISPGASRPSIAKTSSGKASDSTADSGVEDPHMETTSTVSTVSSMSTLSSESTDSAHASKPRCGVGRGRPAHLRDPLLKQSSDSELLPHPPSTGPARPRYLFQRRSKLWGEEPRAQVGIGDDSRPAAMGAELLSKDTHSLGEEPPMGAPLDPGRRSPVGGARCEENGEESKSLFSSLGELHTISQRNYGTTFTIRPGSRYPVTRRTPSPGATPERSEPLGPVRTFGPHHHHHHHTILKSSSLSLPQEPKEVRFVMRSASARARSRSPSPSPCASPCPSPVLGAPLLALRPFRQRPLALWSKYDVGEWLESVGLGEHRARFLEHEIEGAHLPALTKDDLAELGVTRVGHRMNIERALKQLLESSGA, from the exons ATGCCTATGAGTCCTCCTGCCGACGGCAAACATGAGGCTCCCGATAGGCCGCGGCAACAGCACACCCCTACCAACGGTAACCACGGAGACGACAGCATTCGGGCCTCTCCTGGGACCAAATCCGCCTCCACCGAACCCATGGAGGATCTCCACGGAAACGTCGTCATTATCCGCATTGGAATCCCCGACCTTCAGCAGACG AAATGTCTGCGTTTGGACTTGGAGGCTCCAGTGTGGGTTTGTAAGCAGCGAGTCCTGGTCACTCTGACCCAGAGCCTGACAGATGTGCTGAACTATGGCCTCTACCTCCCAGCCTTCAACGGCCGAGCCGGCAAGTTCCTAGATGAAGAGAGACTGCTCAGAGAGTATCCCTTCCCTACTGTCACGCCTGTACCTTACCtagag ttCCGCTATAAGAGACGTGTTTACACTCAGAGCCATGTGGATGACAAGCAATTAGCCAAACTCCATACTAAG GCCAATCTGAAGAAATTTATGGAGTGTGTTCAGCAGAGGAATGTGGAGAAAGTCTGCAGGTTCCTGGAGAAAGGGCTAGATCCTAACTTCCATGATTCAGATAGTGGAG AATCCCCACTAACCCTGGCGGCCCAGTTAGACTCAAGTGCTGAGCTGATTAAAGTTCTGAGGAGTGGAGGAGCTCACCTGGACTTCAGAACCAGAGATGGCATTACCGCACTGCACAAAGCAGTACAGACGCACAATCACGTAGCTCTAACT ACACTGCTGGATCTTGGTGCGTCTCCAGACTATAAAGACAGTCGTGGGCTGACTCCTCTGTACCACAGTGCCATGGTTGGGGGTGATCCATACTGCTGTGAGCTGCTGCTGTATGATCATGCTCAGCTTGGCTACAGTGATGAGAACGGCTGGCAAGAGATACACCAG GCTTGTCGCCATGGGAACGTGCAGCACCTTGAGCACCTGTTGTTCTATGGAGCAGAGATGAGTGCACAGAATGCCTCAGGAAACACAGCGCtgcacctttgtgctctctACAAccag GACAGCTGTGCCAGAGTGCTGCTGTTCCGAGGAGCAAATAAAGAAATCAAGAACTACAACAACCAGACAGCTTTCCAG GTGGCCATTATTGCAGGGAATTTTGACCTGGCAGAGATCATAAAGATCCATAAAACCTCAGATGTAG attgtCTCTCTGTCGCAGTGCCTTTCAGGGAGAGTCCCTCATACTCGTCACGGCGCCGCGGGGTGTGTGTGTCGCCGCGCCGCTCCCTGATGCGTTCGGCCAGTGACAACGCTCTGGACGAGAGTCTACCTGCGCCCTCACCAGCACCGTCACTGCACAGCCTGCCCCCACTGGAGCCTGATGACACAACGCCTGCACAGCGCAGCCCGCAAggggtgcacacacacacacgcagcctCAGGAGACAGACCCGCGGACACCTCAG CCCTGGCAGTCCGGTGCAGAGGGACCCCAGTCCCCCTGCTGTATCACGAGGGCCAAAGCGGAggctgtacagtgctgtgcctGGCCGTACCTTCATCGCTGTCAGCTCACACACTCCGCAGGGTGAGGGTGAGATCACACTCAACCGCGGGGAGAGGGTCAAAG TGCTGAGCATAGGTGAGGGAGGATTCTGGGAAGGTTCGGTTAAAGGACGAACCGGTTGGTTTCCTGCTCACTGCGTAGAGGAGGTCCAGTTGAGACAGTACGACCCACGTCTAG AGACAAGAGAGGATCGCACCAAAAGGCTTTTCAGGCATTACACTGTTGGCTCCTATGACAACTATACCTCCTACAG TGATTATGTGATAGAAGAGAAAAGTGCCACACTGcagaagagagacagtgaaggaTTTGGCTTTGTTCTACGAGGGGCTAAAG CTGAAACTCCCATTGAAGAGTTCACGCCGACTCCTGCATTCCCTGCCCTGCAATACCTGGAGTCAGTGGACCTGGACGGGGTAGCATGGAGGGCAGGACTACGAACAGGGGATTTCCTCATAGAG GTGAACGGAGTGAGTGTGGTAAAAGTGGGACACAGGCAGGTGGTCTCTCTGATTCGCCAGGGTGGTAGTCGTCTCCTTATGAAAGTGGTGTCAGTCACACGTAAACCTGACACTGGAGATGTTGTCCGCAAGAAAG CTCCTCCACCTCCCAAGAGAGACCCCAGCACAAGCCTCACTTTGCGCTCCAAAAGCATGACCGCAGAGCTGGAAGAGATGG CGTCAAGGAGAAGGAGGGGAG AGAAGTTGGATGAGATGCTGAGCTCACCAAAGGAGCCTGTAGTGGTGATGAGGCAACGGCCCTCAGAGGTAGACTCCAGAGCAGCCACTGTGAAACAGAGACCAACCAGCAGACGCATCACACAAGCTGAGATCAGC AACTTATTTGAGAGGCAAGGTTTTCCAGTACCTGCAGGAGTGTCTCTAGCTGTGGACAAAAGTCACATGCAACTGCCCCGAGGGATGTCCAGAACAAAATCATTTG GTGCACCAGAAGATGAGAGAATATCTGCTTTAATTGGGGAGCATCGATTCCCAAGAAGCTCTTCAATGACTGACAGCTTCCGACAAGATAGTATCCCGCCTCCTCCACAAACCgcccctcctccccctccaACGCCGTACTTTTTAGATTCGGGCCCTCCCCCATCTTTCTTGCCACCTCCACCCCCAACACGCACGGCCAATCAGACCCGCTCGAGCTTCCGGCCTGGGGCAGAACCCAAGCTCCATGGTCCTGTCACAACAGACCGCCAGCGTAAAGCTCGCTCTATGATTATCCTTCAGGACACTGCCCACCTGCCAGTAGAGCCTGCCCCCATTCCCCGGCCAGCAACACCTACCTCTGGGGCTGCTCCTCCTGAGCGTGGTCGTAGGCGTGGCCAGCCTGTGGAGAATCCGTATGCCAATGTGGGCCGCTTGAGTGCAGTATATACCCCTGCAAAGCCTCAACGCAGAAAGAGCCCATTGGTCAAACAAGGCCAAGTGGAGGAGGGTGCCCAGACTGCAAGAGATCCCTCTCCTCTAGGAGGAGCACGAATCCCCCACAGCAGCCGAGCTGAGCAGTTCCAGCAGCAAGTGCTCTCTGAGAGGGCCAGGATCACACCCCCAGGGGCACGTCGCAGGCCCAGTGTGTTCCTCTCTGTGGAGGGGGGTGCCACAGAACCTCAAACCACCCCTTTGCTGTCCCAGTCACATTCGGTGGATGAGCTAGCAGAGCTGCCTCCACCGGCACCCATGCTGTCACCTGGACCACCACCAGGGGGCTCCACCTTTATTCATCCTCTCACAGGACGGCCTCTGGACCCCTCTTCTCCCTTAGCACTTGCACTGGCCGCACGAGAGCGTGCCCTCAGCGGTCGGACCACCCCCACGCCCACGCCCACTCCTTCGCCATCACCCACTCAGGGCAGAGCAGTCGAGAGACCAGAAACAGAAGGAGGTGTCACACCCCCAGCTGCTCTTGAGGCCTCATCTTCTGACACCTGGAGGGAGGAGCCTGTCAGCATTACTACAGATACGGCTAGTCAGGTTACAAGCGGCAGCCCGGGATCTGGGAGAAGTTTGGAGGAGACATTGGTGCCGCCAACTGTGCAGATTGTCCAGCCAGCGCTTATGGATACGGAGCACAGCCAGCCTGCAGTTCCACCTTCCATGCCTTCACCCGCCCCAACCCTCTCAAACCTGGCGGGACGGAGCATGACCATGAGTTCAGAGGAAGAAGCCGAGCCCTACACAGTTACCTTGCCCCCAGCACTGCTGTCATCCAGTGACGAAGAAACCAGAGAGGAGCTCCGCAAGATTGGCATTGTACCTCCACCTCAACCCTTCGCCAATGGCCTtctaataaaggaaacacccaAAGCCACTCTCAGCATTTCTCCAGGGGCGTCACGGCCTTCCATAGCAAAGACGTCTTCTGGCAAAGCAAGCGATTCCACAGCAGACTCTGGCGTTGAGGACCCCCACATGGAGACTACAAGTACTGTTTCTACAGTCTCCAGCATGTCCACTTTGTCCTCGGAGAGCACGGACTCAGCTCATGCCAGCAAGCCACGTTGTGGGGTGGGGCGTGGCCGCCCCGCCCATCTCAGGGACCCACTGCTTAAACAGTCATCAGATAGCGAGCTGCTTCCACACCCGCCGAGCACAGGCCCTGCCCGCCCACGCTACCTGTTCCAAAGACGTTCCAAACTCTGGGGTGAGGAGCCCAGGGCTCAGGTCGGCATAGGTGATGATAGTAGGCCTGCTGCAATGGGGGCAGAGTTACTGAGTAAAGACACACATTCTTTAGGGGAGGAGCCACCAATGGGAGCACCACTTGACCCTGGCCGGAGATCACCCGTGGGCGGCGCCAG ATGTGAGGAGAATGGAGAAGAGAGTAAATC GCTCTTCAGCAGCCTTGGGGAACTCCACACCATCTCTCAGAGGAACTACGGCACTACTTTCACCATCCGTCCCGGCAGCCGCTATCCAGTGACCCGCAGGACGCCCAGTCCTGGAGCCACCCCGGAACGGAGCGAGCCTCTAGGGCCCGTGCGCACTTTTGGcccccaccatcaccaccaccaccacaccatTCTCAAGTCGTCCAGCCTGAGCCTGCCGCAGGAACCCAAGGAGGTGCGCTTTGTCATGCGGAGTGCCAGTGCCCGTGCCCGCAGCCGCTCACCTTCCCCGTCGCCCTGCGCCTCCCCTTGCCCCTCCCCGGTACTGGGTGCTCCGCTTCTGGCCTTGCGGCCCTTCAGACAGCGCCCTCTGGCACTGTGGAGCAAGTATGATGTGGGCGAGTGGTTAGAAAGCGTGGGACTAGGGGAGCATCGAGCTCGCTTCTTGGAGCATGAGATCGAAGGCGCCCATCTGCCCGCCCTCACAAAGGACGACTTGGCGGAACTGGGAGTGACACGGGTGGGCCACAGGATGAACATAGAGCGTGCACTCAAACAGCTGTTGGAGAGCTCAGGAGCATGA